The Geoanaerobacter pelophilus genome includes a region encoding these proteins:
- a CDS encoding TRAP transporter substrate-binding protein, with amino-acid sequence MKLKALLTFALLIAFSSTALAAAPIVIKFSHVVAQNTPKGQAADYFKKIAEERTKGRVKIEVYPNSQLYKDKEEMEALQLGAVQMLAPSLAKFAPLGVKEFEVFDLPFIFDDYADLHKVTQGPVGAKLLKKLEPKGILGLAYWDNGFKVMSANKPLKTLADFKGQKMRIQSSKVLDSQMRSVNAIPQVMAFSEVYQALQTGVVNGTENPPSNLYTQKMHEVQKYVTVSNHGYLGYAVIVNKKFWQGLPADIRTILEGAMKDATKFANDVAKKDNDEALAGVKKSGRSQIVTLTPQERDAWKKAMDKTHKDNIGRIGADIVKEVYAATGYKP; translated from the coding sequence ATGAAACTGAAAGCTTTACTCACCTTCGCTCTGCTGATTGCATTCTCCAGCACGGCATTGGCCGCCGCCCCGATCGTCATCAAGTTCAGTCATGTGGTAGCCCAAAACACCCCCAAGGGCCAGGCCGCCGACTACTTCAAGAAGATCGCCGAGGAGCGCACCAAAGGCCGGGTCAAGATCGAAGTCTATCCGAACAGCCAGCTCTACAAGGACAAGGAAGAGATGGAGGCGCTCCAGCTCGGCGCCGTGCAGATGCTGGCCCCGTCCCTGGCCAAGTTCGCCCCGCTCGGTGTGAAAGAGTTTGAGGTGTTCGACCTCCCCTTCATCTTCGACGACTATGCTGATCTCCACAAGGTCACTCAGGGGCCGGTGGGAGCCAAGCTGCTCAAAAAGCTGGAGCCGAAAGGTATCCTTGGCCTGGCTTACTGGGACAACGGCTTCAAGGTGATGAGCGCCAACAAACCGCTCAAGACCCTGGCCGATTTCAAGGGGCAGAAGATGCGGATCCAGTCCTCCAAGGTGCTCGATTCCCAGATGCGCTCCGTGAACGCCATTCCCCAGGTCATGGCCTTCTCCGAAGTCTATCAGGCTCTACAGACCGGCGTCGTCAACGGCACCGAGAACCCACCGTCAAATCTCTATACTCAGAAGATGCATGAAGTGCAGAAATACGTGACCGTCTCCAACCACGGCTACCTTGGTTACGCTGTCATCGTCAACAAGAAGTTCTGGCAGGGGCTGCCCGCAGATATCCGTACCATTCTCGAAGGGGCCATGAAGGACGCCACCAAATTTGCCAACGACGTGGCCAAGAAGGACAACGACGAAGCCCTGGCAGGCGTGAAGAAATCTGGAAGGTCGCAGATCGTCACCCTGACCCCCCAGGAGCGCGACGCCTGGAAAAAAGCGATGGACAAGACCCATAAAGACAACATCGGCCGGATCGGCGCCGATATCGTCAAGGAAGTGTACGCGGCCACCGGCTACAAGCCGTAA
- a CDS encoding sigma-54-dependent transcriptional regulator: MEKILIIDDEPFIRENVERILGEDGYQVLSAADGTTARELVSAEEIDLVLLDLNLGKENGLDVLKDLREIEPELLVIVITGYGSVESAVASLKMGAFHYMKKPFKADALRVIVKLALQTTSLKREVRAIRQGALELFEKVPLVGVNSSLKEIIRQAREVARFAEASVLITGESGTGKELIAKSIHHLSDRREAPFIEINCASIPINLLESELFGHEKGAFTDASARKTGLFEAANKGTIFLDEIGEMDPVMQAKLLRVLESRQIRRVGGTRNIDVDVRVISATNRNLSDAIKSGLFREDLFYRLNVFPIHIPPLRERREDIPGLAAFYLDKYSRAFSRGFQEISEEAKTLLAGYNWPGNIRELKNVIEKICIINQGPTLTAPHLPPEISGAATRALQAELPEIGSIGLEEAVEAFERKMIQAALAKSSGNVLKTADLLKIPRGTLRYKMGRLGL, from the coding sequence ATGGAAAAAATTCTCATAATCGACGACGAACCGTTCATCCGCGAAAACGTGGAGCGAATTCTGGGCGAGGACGGCTACCAGGTGCTGTCCGCCGCTGATGGGACAACCGCTCGTGAGCTGGTTTCCGCCGAAGAAATCGATCTGGTACTGCTCGACCTCAACCTTGGCAAAGAAAACGGTCTGGATGTGCTCAAGGATCTGCGTGAGATAGAGCCGGAGCTGCTGGTCATCGTCATCACCGGCTACGGCTCGGTCGAAAGCGCGGTGGCCTCGCTGAAAATGGGCGCTTTTCACTATATGAAGAAGCCGTTCAAGGCCGATGCCTTGCGGGTCATCGTCAAGCTGGCGCTGCAGACCACCAGCCTCAAGCGGGAGGTGCGCGCTATCAGGCAGGGGGCGCTGGAGCTGTTTGAAAAGGTGCCGCTGGTCGGGGTCAACTCATCGCTCAAGGAGATTATCCGCCAAGCACGGGAGGTTGCCCGCTTTGCCGAAGCTTCGGTGTTGATCACCGGCGAATCCGGCACCGGCAAGGAACTGATCGCCAAATCGATCCATCATCTCTCGGACCGTCGCGAGGCACCGTTCATCGAGATCAACTGCGCCTCGATCCCGATCAATCTGCTGGAAAGCGAGCTGTTCGGCCATGAAAAGGGGGCATTCACCGATGCTTCCGCCAGGAAAACCGGGCTGTTCGAGGCGGCCAACAAAGGGACCATCTTCCTGGACGAGATCGGCGAGATGGACCCGGTGATGCAAGCCAAGCTGCTGCGGGTCCTGGAGAGCCGCCAGATCAGGCGGGTCGGCGGCACCAGGAACATTGACGTCGATGTCAGGGTCATCTCCGCGACCAACCGCAACCTGAGCGATGCCATCAAAAGCGGGCTGTTCCGGGAGGACCTGTTCTACCGGCTTAACGTCTTTCCGATCCATATTCCGCCGCTGCGTGAGCGGCGGGAGGACATCCCGGGGCTTGCCGCTTTTTATCTCGACAAGTACAGCCGGGCATTCTCGCGCGGCTTCCAGGAGATCTCGGAAGAGGCCAAGACTCTGCTGGCAGGCTACAACTGGCCGGGCAATATCCGGGAGCTGAAAAACGTCATCGAAAAGATCTGCATCATCAACCAGGGGCCGACGCTGACAGCGCCTCACCTGCCACCCGAAATCTCCGGCGCGGCCACCAGGGCACTCCAGGCAGAACTGCCAGAGATCGGCTCGATCGGTCTTGAAGAAGCAGTTGAGGCCTTTGAACGGAAGATGATTCAAGCAGCCCTTGCCAAAAGCAGTGGTAATGTCTTAAAAACCGCTGATCTGCTGAAAATTCCCCGCGGGACCCTGCGCTACAAAATGGGAAGACTCGGCCTCTGA